The genomic stretch AAAGAACATCTCAACGTACTAGACAAAATCCAATAATCCAGAAGTTCAACGCAGTAAGTAATCAGGGACCTCATCGTTAGGAAAAAGTAACCTGAGACGTAGTTACAAAAATCCAACATGCATTGTGGAAACactgagaaaaagaaaaatatgttTTTTATTGGAAAGATGGGAATTAGTTCCCAAGAAAGCAGATTAGTCTGCCAATCATCATATGTAATGATAATTTAGTACAAGCATTCAACTATTTGCTACTTCCACAAGAATTGCTCAAATGTCATCATCATAATTTTATTGACCGAGGCTGGCCTGCCCAGCTGACCATAAACAAGTATAAGAGGAAAAAGACTAGGTGTGCCTTAAGCTTTGCCTTGTCCCAATTGAGGTCAACTGTCGTTCGATGCActataaatcaaaagaaaatctAAGCGGGGTTGGATGATCCGCCTGCGCTGGAAGCAAATCCCGCTGGTTCCAAGGGAAGCATAATAGACCGTGTCATTAATCTCCACCCTTGCTAATTAATTGATAGGATTTGGTTTTGCCTGTAAAAACAGCCTACTGCCTTTCCTGAAATCCCTCAACAAGAACATCTGCGGCTTCTTTTGTTTGCACAAACAAATCATTAGCGATAAGTTTGTTTTGATGAGTTGCTGGGCTCCAATAGATTGCAGATCATCACGCACTCGTCGATCACTGGATCgctagaagaaaatgaaaaaagatTATCGCCTTTTCTCATATCTCTCAATTTGAAAAAGACGCTCGTTTTTTATGAGTCTTCTCTTCGGTTTACTGGCtagtaccaaacaaaaacaaggatgCTTCAACGCTGCATGTACATATGAATACGTGTGTGTGCTGCCTCCATGACTTGTTTAGCCAGGTCCTACTAAATCCAATATGTGCTGTGGAGTTGTGCAAACTGTGAAAAAAAATCTATTTATTAAGATGAATTAGCTTTACCCAGGAGATTATCTACGGATTCACCGTGTGTCACGGGTAGTTTAATTAGTGCATTAATTCAACGGTGAGCATTCAGAGAGTTGCAACTTGTACCACAATGTCTCAAGTGAGGCATCATCAAAATGTCATCACGAGGCACCATCAAATTAAGTGCAATTACCGTGTAAAGAAGTGtatgaagaaaaagacaagttagAAGTTCTACTTTACACTATACATGACTTGGCTTCCCTTAAAGTTAAACTGTCGGCGCACAAAATGGCCAAAATAAAATctaagcggcatcatcaaaatgtCATCACGAGGCATCTTCCAAATGTCTCAAGCTTGGAGTCGTTATACTTGAGTCAAATAGAAAAAAGAatatctcaacataatgggaaaaGTCCGCTAGTCCAGAAATTCAACCCAATAAGTAAATTTGGGACCTCATTGTTAGGAAAAAGTAACCCGAGACGTAGTTACAAAAGTCCAACATGTGTCGTGAAATTTTGCAAATGTCGAAAAGAAATATATGCTTTTATTAGCAGGATGAGAATCAGCATGTCGGGCAGCAGATTAGTATACAATTACATCATGTGTAATGATAGTTTAGTACAATTATTCAGCGGTTCCATGTGTTGAGCATTCAATATTTGGTACTTGTATAAGAATGGCTCAAACGAGGGCATCATCAAAATTTCATGACGAGGCATTGGCCTGCCCAGCTGACGATAAACCCCGTTGGTACCTACCACGTGAGGAAAAAAAATCTTGGACACAGATAGTTGCCTTTTCTCGTTTTCCACCGCCAAGGGAAGCACAACAGAGCGTGTGATTAGTCGATCCCACCTTGCTAAGTAATTGATAGTATTTGTTCTTTTCTATGAAAACAGCCTATTCTGTGATTCGTGAACGCTCAGACTTCCTATCGCAGTTCCGCACACACTCATCGATCACTGGATCCttagaagaaaataaaaagaaacgatTGGATTTTCTCAAATCACTCAATATGAAAAATACGTTTCATTCTGACGAGTCTTCCCTTGTATCATGGACGGGCTCGGAAGGAACCAAAGAAAAATAAGCATGCTCCATCGCTGCATACATGCATGTACATATGAATATGTGTGTGTGCTTCCTAGTTGCTTGCTTAGCCAGGTCCTGTTACCTTCTAGGTAGCTATGCTTAGACTTATTATACTTGATTCAACTAGGAAAAAATATTATCTTGACGTAGTTGAAAAATCCGATCACTAACTGGAGACCTCATCGTTGGGAAAATATAACCGGAGACGTAGTTTAAAAATCTAACATATTTCATGCAGTTGTGCAAATGGTAGGAAAATAGTGTATTTATTGGTAGGTTGACACAAATTAGCTTCAGATCACTCTGCCGATTCATCGTATGTCATTGGTAGTTCAGTGCACTAATTCAAGAGCGAGCACTTTTTTCAACTGTTTGCTTGTTGTACAATAATGGCTCAAATGACTAGGCTTGGAGTTATTATACTTGATTCAACTTGAAAAAAAAATATTATCTAGACATACCTACTAGGCAAATTCCAACAGTTGAAAAGTTCCACCCTAGCACAAACTGGAGATCTCATCTTTGAGAAAATATAACAGGAGACGTAGTAAAAAATCCAACATTTTTGGTGGAATGGTTGAATTGGTAGGAAAAATGTTGTATTTATTGACAGGTTGAGACGATCGTCTTTTCTCAGATTGAAAAAGATGATTTATTCTGATGAGTCTCCCCTAGTATCATGGATGGGCTCGGCAGGGACCAAAGAAAAACAAGCATGCACACATATGGATACATGCGTAGGTTTGATTGTGcaaactgcaaaaaaaaaaatttctttcAACTGTTTGCTACTTATATATACAACAATAGCTCAAGTGGCATGTTGTCATCACGAGGCATCAATGTTATCACCCTATAAGCAACTGTAACAAAAAAAAGATAAGTAGATCTAAAAAAATTAATCCACGCTATATATGATTTGGCTTCCCTTAAACTTGGTAAACTGGCGGTGCAGGAAattaagaaaacaaaaaaatctaaGCTGCCAAATCTCGATGGTAATAAGAAACGACTACATGGTAGGGATCGTTTTCCTCCATCGCTAGCTTAACAAGGTCATGGGTTCTCCCACTGTCCTACCTTCCTTCCTCAAAAATAAACTAGCATGTTGATCCAAAAGTGCATGCTCCTTCGTTTTCTTTGGAACTAAAATTGGTAGTGCTAGTTATAAGATTTGGCTCGATCTAGTGCCATCTATCATCTTTTGTCGAACACTACGCTCATTTTGAAAGCAGTTAGCTCATCATTTGCTTTCTCCCTTTTCAACAAGGCTTGGTTTGAGAGGTTAATGCTCATCGTATAATACTCACGATGACGTCGGCGTGACATGTCCATGTATAACAAAACTCTTATCTGACAAAACTCTTGGCCGGGGAAGGGCAGTTGAGTTgatagaaaggaaaaaaaactaaCATGGGATCTCCACAAGGATGATTTGTTTAGGCACGGCCGTAGGAGGACATCAGCGTCTAGAAAGCGTAGAgcttcgaggaggaagaggaaagaaAACAGAGAGTAAAGCGATTTTTATTGGGGCATTGGCTAGGGTTTGAGGAACAACAGAAGACGAATTACCTCACCTTATAAGAAAAAAAGGTCGACAAATCCACAGGCAATCCCCAATCTATGAAAAATTGTCCCACAAACGATCGTCCATCCAAATGATGTTAACCTAGGATGCAGTGCACCCAAACAATTGTGAGACAAACATACTAACCCCGAAGCAGAACCCTAGCCTCATCTCCACTTCTCCATCCTCCATCTTCTCACCTACCCCCAACACGAGACGATATGGTGTGGCTGGCTTGCACGCCGACATCAATCGTTAGCCTGGTGTGCGCGGCTGCTTCGAGTAAGCCGGTCGGTGGCAGGAATGCTCTAGTGGCGGAGGGCCATCATCCGCCACCACATGCAGATCATCACAATCCGTCTTCTTACTAGTAGGAATAGGACTATAGGTGTTCTTACTAGTAGGAATAGGACTATAGGTGGACGATCTACATGTCGCGCACCAAAACTTTGGTACTCCACTATTATTACATGTGGTGCACCAGAAAAGGGTGGGCCATTCGTATGCCCTTACCCATGGCGCACCCCATATCACAGTGCAGCACTTCTAAGTGTGGCACGGATGCACGGAAGTTAGCTCTGTCCTAAGCATCTGCTCTCACGTGATACATGCACAAGGTCATAGATCCATCATTTAAACGGGGATATCCTTGCAAAAGAACCATGCTAATATATGTACAAGGTCATAATTGATTACATAGTTCAGTATTTTCTGCGGAATCCATACCCCTCTTTCTATTCTGTACCATCTGAGATCGATGATAAGATAGAGTTGGAGGAAGTTGAGAGAGGGGGAAATGCCTATCTTGTACTTTGGAAAGAAGGGGCTTTAcgtttattatttgaattttttcttttttttctttttataagCCAAGTTCGTAATGTACTCTTTCAACTGTTATATCAATTTACTTTTTCGATGGATTTTCTCCATGCCAACTAAGTTAGAAATCCATCTGTGTCCTGTCTCAGATACAATCACAATAACAAGTTGAAATACGAACAAGTACAAACCAAGCCACAAGTTACAGGAAAATTACAAAAACAATCAAATCCCAAAACCATAGAAGAGTGAAAGGGATGAAGGATTCAACCCGCTGAACACATCACCAGTCGACCGAGAATTTAGTGAAATCACGGCCAGCTGATCAGGAGGAGTGTCCCTTAGTTATTTATTTGTGCGGCACACCGCTAACGTACATGCATCCGTAGCCACATGCATATGTAGCTTAATATGGAGTCTGTCCCACCACGTTACCTGGCGGGCTGTAGTCGCATATGATATACACGCCAGCGTTGCCATCACAGGTGACACCTTGGCAGCCTATGGCCTTTGTGTCCCTCCACACCACCTGTTTGTATGCATCACACGACTGACCGGAAGGCGCGGAGCAGGTGTTTGTGGCGTGGTCGTAGTACTGCTTCTGCGCCACCCACCAATTCACGGCATCCAACATATTCCATTCGGAACCGGTGCCCACGAAGACGTTCTCTCCGTATGGGTGGCCCACTGGAGAGAATTCAGGAAGGCAGTCGGCGATGCGTTTCGTCGCGAACGCATCCGCGTACGTTGCCACTGTAACATCCCACACCACCGGTGGCACACCGACGTTGGCGCGCACCATGTTGTGGGCGTCCAGGATTTCCTGCACCGTGTCCTGGGCGGTGACGATCATGACGGATGCGAGAGCTAAGAGCAGCACTGCAGCTAGCTGCTTCGGTGAGGACTCCATCTGGGCCATGCCTTCCTACAAACTCAAGGAAATAtgtatgtgtatgtgtgtgtgtgaggTGATGAGATGGGCTGCCACGGTGAGTTGTGTATTTATACTAGTGCACAAGGTAGCTTGATGGGTAGCTTCTAAAAGACGCTACGCTTGAAGTCATTATAATTGTGTCAATTAAAAAAAGAATATCTCAATGTATTAGACAAAATCCAATAGTCCAAAAGTTCAACGTAATAAGTAATTAGGGACCTCATTGGTAGGAAAAAGTAACCACAGACGTCGTTACAAAAATCCAACAGGCATAGTGGAATTGTGCACACTGTGAAAAAGAAATATATGTTTTTATTGGAAATATGAGAATTAGTTTCCAAGAAAGCAGATTAGTCTGCCAATTCATCATATGTAATGATAATTTAGTAATAGCATTCAACTATTTGCTACTTCCACAAGAATTCCTCAAATGGCATCATCAAAATTTTATTGACCGAGGCTGGCCTGCCTAGCTGACCTTAAACA from Lolium rigidum isolate FL_2022 chromosome 4, APGP_CSIRO_Lrig_0.1, whole genome shotgun sequence encodes the following:
- the LOC124706808 gene encoding pathogenesis-related protein 1-like; the encoded protein is MESSPKQLAAVLLLALASVMIVTAQDTVQEILDAHNMVRANVGVPPVVWDVTVATYADAFATKRIADCLPEFSPVGHPYGENVFVGTGSEWNMLDAVNWWVAQKQYYDHATNTCSAPSGQSCDAYKQVVWRDTKAIGCQGVTCDGNAGVYIICDYSPPGNVVGQTPY